The Bubalus bubalis isolate 160015118507 breed Murrah chromosome 8, NDDB_SH_1, whole genome shotgun sequence sequence GGAATGAACTTCAGCTTCCCGGAAAGCCCCTCAGGACTGGGAGGGCCTGTCCTTGGCAGCTGCAGCCTCAGGCCCTGGAAAACCGCTAGGAAGTGAGAGCTCCCAGACCCGGCGGGCAGCGCCCAGGGACCCCTCACCTCTCCTGGGTGCCGCGTCCCACCTGAAGAAGGTGGGGTGATGCTGCTTCTGCGGGTCCTTCTCACCAGCCAGCCTGTTCTGGCAAGGCCCGTGGCTTCCCAGAGTTTGGGGGTGTGGCGCAGAGCACAGTCAGAGGTAGCACCATGCTTTCTACCACCCCTGGAGTCAGTACTGTTATCTGTTCATGTGGCCAGAGGGTCAGCGTCCTTACCCACCAGGCATGGACCTGGGCACCCCGGGCTGCATCTGGCATCAAGACACCTCTCTGCATCAGGGGCTGCCTCTGCCTGGGGAGGCTCACCTTTAGCAAGGTGCTCAGTTCTcaaggggattccttggtggctcagagggtcaagagtctgcctgcaatgtggacgacctgagttccatcccaggggtggggaagagcccctggagaagaaaatggcaacccactccagatttcttgcctgcctggaaaatcccacagacggaggagcctgctgggctacaagaAATAGCATCGCAgcgagtcggacaggactgagcaacttcactttaacttttcagcTTTCAAGGGCGGACTCTGTCTTCTGCAGCATTTCCTCTTCCTGCAACAGCGGCCAGCCGGGGCCAGGCCTGGAGGGCACCATGGATGTGGACTGGGCACCAGCGGAGGGGCTGGAAGAGGGCCCTTGCCGGGTGTGAGGGGGCCGCTCTCAGAGCCTGAGCCCCACTTCTCCCTTCACCCCCTCTTGGCAGGGGCTTCCCCTGCACACCCCCAGGGCCTGCCTTGTCCACACCTGAGAGAAGGGGTCGCCTCTGTGCTGGCGGGAGGAGCAGCGGGTCCCTGCCGTCACCCAGGCAGACCGAGGGGCTGACTCCTTGCCCCCTGGCCTCCCTCCTGCCACCCCCCGACTCAGGGACACTGCAGTGACACTGGAGGGACAGAGGACTTCACCCCTGGGGGTGGGCCAGGCCCCAGCTTCACGGGCACTCTCCTGCCCTCTGAGAGGGAGCGGGACTCAGTGTGCAGAACAAAAGGTGATGCACAAGGCACTTTCAAGGACCTATATTTCATCCTTCACAAGCGGACAATCTGCCAAAATAACGACAGTCCGTGGGGTTCTGTCTTGGGCgcggcttgtgggattttagctccccgaccggggatcgaacccagggtccCGACCGTGAAGGTGCACAGTCagaaccactggaccgccaggggaaAACCCCAATCCGTGCCTTTTTTGAAGCGTCCGTCTGGCTCAGCAGGAAAAGACTTGGCTTCCGGGGACCTCGGGCACCCGGAGCCTGAGCGGCTGGAGACCCTGAGAGTCGCGGGAGGGTCCCGGGAGGGACGGATGGAGGGAGGGCGGCCCGGCGAGGGCTTCGGAAGGCCAACGGCGCGGGGGCGAAGCACCACCCGCCGCGCTAGTCTGCCCTCGGGGTCCGGGGGACGGGCGGCGCGCCCCCTCCTCGTGGTTCGGAGTCGGGGGGGGGCGCCGTCGGGGCGTCTCAAGCCGGCTGCaggggcgcggcggcggcggcgcagcCCACCTTGTTGCTGAAGAGTCGCGAGAGGCTGCGCTTGGGGGCGGCGGCGCGCGGCGGCGGGAGGCCGCGAACGTCCCAGAGGCGCAGCGCGCCGTCGTGCGAGGCGGTGTAGAGCACTTGGCCGTGCACCTGCGGGCGCGGGGAGTGGGCGGCCGGCAGCGGGGGGCGCCCCGCCGCCCCCACCCGGCTCCTCCCGAGGCTCCGGGCTCGCCTGTACGCGGCCCGCCCTGGCCGACGGAAGCGGAAGGCTCAGCCCGGGCCTCGGCCCGGGGAGGCTCTGCCCGCGGGGGCGCGCGGCTGccgggagggtggggtgggggccctcAGCCCTTCCCTTCCGCGGGCGCTCCACCAACCACTGCCAACCAGCCGCGGACCCGGGGGAGAGCGGAGCGCCTACCTGGATGCAGTTGATGACGAAGGCGTGGCCGCGGAACACCCTCCGCAGCGCTCCGGACTGGGCGTCGAAGGCGCGCGCGCGGGCGTCCCCGCTGCCGGTGAACACTGTGAACACACGGGGCCGCTGGCCTCGCGCTCTCGTCCCCTCCGGGCTCTgaggggcggggcgcggggggcGTGGACGGGCGGGGGGCCGAGGGGGACGGAGAGTGACGGAGACCCTCTCCCGGCCCCGTCCGCTCGCCTCCCAGGCATGTCGTAATTGCAAACAGCCCAAGCCCCTTGAAAGGAAGGAGGTGGCACCTTCACTATCTTTAGTACGACTCCCTCAAGGTCAGCGTGGGGAGCCGGGGACCCGGGCGCCCCATGTGGACCGCAGCCGGCTCTGCAGGGCTGAGGCGGCCCACCGCCCTTGGGCTTCGGGTCAGCTTGCCCTGTCCTGTTGAGACAGAAATGGCTGGCCCACCTGAGTTTCTGATTTAAGGAGGTCTGCGGTGGGGCCTGAGAACCCTCCAGGCTAGCCAGCTTCAAGTGATGCTGGTGGTGGCTAGGGATCCCACTGAGAGCACTAGCCAGAGGACAAGCACTCCCTTGTCCACTTACTACCTTAGCCTGGGCTCTCCCGGCAGCTGACCTTGACACTAGGACTTGAATGCAAATAGTTCATCTGGCAGGGCATTCCAAGACGTGGGGAGAGAAACAGGAAGGACTCCCCGTGCAGGTGTGTTAGTGAGCAGGTAGGTGACTGCTGGGGTGCCTGAAAGAAGGGGTGGCCCGTGTCTGAGTTGTCCCACCTGGGGACAAGGGCGCTGGGCTCCTTTTCCATCAACTCCTAGTCGTCCTTGGCCAGAGGACCTCTGGCTGCATCAGGAAGTGCCCCTGAGTGTGGTACCCAGACCACCTGCTCCAGCCACCCAGCAGCCTGAGTGAGCCGCAGGAAGCACCCTCGGGGACTCCCTGTTCTTGGACTGTCTATTCCTTATCCCACGTCCTGGGTCACCTGCCATTCCCAGGTTTTCTGCTAAAGCTACCAGTGAATGTGGGCTTGAAAGGGAAGTTTTGTTTGCCGGCCTTTTCAGTTCCTTTCCCGCCGCCCCTTCCACCAATGCAGGTAGTTACTGGGCATCCTGAGTGTGGGAAGAGGGTCTGGAATTTGGTCTGATTATCCTGCAGCCTGATGGCAAAGACCAACGGCCAAGTTACTTAACAGCCGGCAGCGAGCAAGTAGCGTCTATGGGATCTGCTGCAGCGGCAGGTTTCATTCCAGCTGCTGCCACAGGGAGGCGCTCTGGGCAACGTTCTTCTCTATAAACTTGAGACGGGCAGGAGCAGAGCCGTAATCACACTTAGAGCTTTGGACACAGAAACAGGAGGGCGGGAAAAATTATCTTTGTGCATCAGACACCTAAGTCCTGAGGGCATCTTGGGCACTATTTTTGGAAATCCATTCTATCTTCATCTAACACCTGTGCTGTGAAGTCCACTTGAATTTTCCACTGTGAGTCGTCCTCCAGCCCAGTCTGCTCCCTCATCCCTGCGCTGGAAGGACGGTTCTCAGGCTCAGCTCCCCGTGGGGCTGgcttctggctgctgctgctgtgtgtgtgtgtgtgtgagagagagagagagagagaataactGGGAAAAGGAGGGTGCTGATGGGAAAATATAACATTGGGGATCGTTTTAGGAAAGAATGTCCAGGAGCGTGGGGCCCCGCTCCCATCTAGGAGTGGTCAGGTTGTGCGTTTTGCTTTCCCAGCACGATGCCTGTCTTCTGGGTGTAAACATGGCAAGCCTCTTGGAGAGAGCCAGGAAAGCCCAGATGTGAGTCTGAGATCTGTGGGACCGAGTGCTTGCTGACTACCCAGTAAGCCACTCTACCcttcttttcttccaaaataaCCCTGATTAGTCCTGGCAGCAGTATCCCCAGTAAGAGGTTTTATTATTCCGTCTCTTTTATAGGCAGTGGTCAGAGAGATGTATGCAGAAGTCTTTGGGTGGAATTTCCAGAAAAGATCTTTAAAGGGGTCTACTCATCTAGAAGACATATCcttttgccctttcctcctcttcttcccgcTTGCCTAAAACATGATGGCTGGCACACCAGCAGCTCTCTTGAACCACGAAGTTCCCCCTTAAAGATAGATGATATGTACTAAGCATGATGAAGCAAAGTGAAGAAAGGAAACTGGGTGTCTAACAACTTTGTGAAGCCATCCATTTCAGCCTAGATCACCAGTCTCTAAAATTCTTCTACATGAGGGAAGAATAAACCACTATCTCATTTAAGTTCCCTGTTATCTGGATTTCCTCTTATCTGTAGTCAAACCTAATGTCAAGTGAAGCTAAACCCATGTGCCCCTCAAGTCTGGCAGGAGTTAAGCAGTGTCACTCTCACTCAGGAATTAGAATGTGCCCTTGAGACCCGCTGTTAACATGAGGTTCTCTGAACACGCAGGTCGCTGTACATCCTGGTGGGCAAAGGTGGGGAGAGGCCCCCACATGCTTATTTGGAACTTCTTTGGCTGGAGGAACAAACGTGCACAAAAGAGGCACGGCTGCCACTCCTGGCCGCCACCCAAACTGAGCTACAGCCGAGGCTCGAGGAGGATAGAATGGAGTCAGCGGAAGCAGAGAGGCCTGGATGAGTGGGCGTGCCAGGGGGTGAGGCACGACGGGACAGGCAGGCCAGGGCTCTGGGGAGCATGGGGTCACTTACAGGTGCCCGCGTGGTACTTGAGGGCGCTCACGCTGTGTCTGTGGGCCGTGAACGTGCGCACGCGCTCGCCGGTGTCTGCCAGCCAGCACTTGACCGTCCTGTCGGCGCTGCCCGAGTACACGTGCCGGTTTACCAGCtgcgggcggggggaggggggaaggttGGCACCGGACACAGTGGGCCGGCTCAGAAGCCCCTCCAAACCTCTGTGTGTAAGCAGGGAGGGGCACGTGCAGGTCTTAGTGGAGAAACTGTGGATGAGCCAGAAATGCCCCTGCCCGGGGGTCCCACCCGCTCACCCACTCTGGTGCCTGAGGTCATgctgcccacctcccacctcctctgcAGGGCAGTGGGGGTCAGGCGGGCTTGCAGGCATCAGACAGATCCGGCTGCAGAGCCTCACTGGCCCTTGGCCAAGTCACTGACTCTGCTCTCAGCCGCTTCACCCACAGTGAGGACCACGCCAGCCCCTTCCTCATGGGGCTCAGACCCAACCACGCAGCACTCAGCACCGTAACTGCAGGGGCCAGGAAATGTCTGCTGCCGCTTCCGGCATTACCCCCAGGCGTTTCTCGTTAGCAGTTTCCTACTGAAGAACAGCCTGGCCCCTGGAGAGGTCATGGGAATCCACCTGTAGCTACTGTAGGTCCCAGGATTGTCCCAGCTGAGAAAAGGGCTCCCAGGGCAGGGCGTTCACGCTGGACTTCCGCTCCAGGGAGGGCACACGGGAGAGAGAATGGTCTAGAAATACCCTGACTGGCTGTGGCATGTGTGAGGTAGCCCTCTGCTGGGACCAGAGCTGGACACCCAGGGGCCATCACGGGGTCCTGGCCCCCGCCTTTGGAGACAGGCTTCCGCAGTTCCCGTgtgctcccccccacccccgctggaGTGGCAGTCACACCCCTGGTGGGGGCTGCAGGAGGTGAGGAACGGGCTGGGGAGACAAGGGCAGGGGGGCATGAGGAGGCGCCGGCGGGTGGGTCCCCAGCTGCCATTAGCTGGCTATGGCACCAGGTCTCCTCCACGTGGCAGAGCCCAGGAGGATGGGGGCCAGGCGACAAGCCCCGGAGAGAGCCAGGGATTGCCCTGCTGGGGCCTGGAACCCCTGGAGGCTTAGGGAAGAGGAGGCCCTTCTCCGGGGGCAATGGGTGGTGGGCCGGAGCACACGCTCCTGACTTTGCCACAACCCACTCCTGACTCAATGGCCCCTACCTAGTTTAAATCCCAGAGGATAGGACTCTGGCCCACCTCGTCTTCCCACCCCAGCCACCGCACAGGTCAGACTTGGCCTTGGGCAAGTCGCTAAGACAGAGGCTTCGGGGGGTTTCCTGTGGACCAAGTGGGCAACCAGCCTGGCCTGTGCCTCCTAGGCCCTGCCCTGCAGTCCTACTGGGGTTATGACCGGCCCGGCCAACAGAGCCTGGCTTCTGGCTTCTCCTACTGGCGTCCACTCCCCCAGGACAGGTCCAAGGTGACATCTGCCTGCCCGAGCACTCCAGCAGGATCCAGAACCTCACCCGTGTCCTCCCTCCGTCTGTGCCAGCACTGATGGCGGCAGGGCTCCCGCTTGGCGCCCCACCTGCTCTCGGCCTTTCGGGTGCCCCCCGAACCCTGTACACGGAGTTTGGGATGTGGCCGGCttccccaggctcctgtgtccccaCTGTCCCTAAAGGACCCTGGACACACACCATCTTCCCCTTTACAAGTCCTCTCTGCCCGGGAGGTGCTCCCAAGCAGATCCCCCTCATTCTTTATGGGAGATCCGCCCTCCAGGGCCCCTCCTCATGCTGCCCAGCACCAtctgcctcctgccccccaaGCCAATCGCCACTGGCCCCCGTGTTTCCTGACTGTACCCCCCCGCTGTGTCCCTCCCAGAGGCAGCCCCAGACCTCCAGTGACTATACTCTCTAGACTGCCCACTGGGACTCCCAGACCTCTCAAGGGGAGTGTGTGAGGCGGAGACCCCAGTGGTGCATCTGAGCCCCATGGCCTCCACACCTCTGCCCCCTCCAGTCCACAAAGGAGGCACGGAGGGTCCACAGCGGCTATGGCAAAGGGAGGACGCCTCCTGCTCAAAGCAGGGGTCCTGATGATGCGGGGCCTGGCGCATGTGCCCCAGAACCAgcaagcagggacttccctggtggtgcagtgcaTGGgcatcagcctgccaatgcagggcacacggatttgatccctggtccgggaaggttccacttgccatggagcaactaagcccatcagttcagttcagttgctcagtcgtgtccaactctttgcgaccccatggactgcagcacgccaggcctccctgtccatcaccaactcccggagcttgctcaaactcatgtccatcgagtcggtgatgtcatccaaccatctcaccctctgtcgtccccttctcctctaacTAAGCCCATAAGCAACAACTCCTGAGCCCtcttgccctagagcctgtgccccgcgacaagagaagccactgcaatgaggcccatgccctgcaacggaagagcagcccctgctcaccgcagtGAGAGAAAGCCAGAGCATCAAAGACCCAACCGAAAATAAACACAtgattaattaaagaaaaaaaaaagaaagaaagcaccaAGCAGCACACTTTCAAAGCACAAACCCCAAGCCCAGAGGCTGACAAGCTGACGGACGCCTCACGGCTCGCCTGGGCTGGTTTCCTGAAAGGACCCCCGGGGGGCAGCAGGGGAGACCAGGGAGGCTCCAGGCAGATGGAGACAGCAGGAGGGACCTGACAGGGCGAGTCTCAAGGGCCGGTCTCGCGAGACTCCCGGCGGCCAAGGCAGCTCCGAGGGACAGGACCTGGGGCCGTCTCCCTGTGGGGTGATCACCCAAATGGAGGGCAGCTCGAGGCCCGCAGGCCTGGGGGTCTGCACCCATGGCCCTGGGTGGGGGAGCAGGCCTCACCCTCGCCTCGGCTCATGACAGGCCTTGTACCGGAGCAGCGGGAGAGAATCCCCCGGGCCAGGCGGTGCGCAGGGCCAGGTGCAGAGCATCGTGTGACCCTGACACGCCCTGAAAAGCTGCTCGTTAAAAGCCCAGGCTACACGTTcagtcctgggttcaaatcctgcctctacCCCTACCGGCTGGGAgaccctgggcaagttgcttaacccgCGCTGAGCTTTCGTCTCCTGGTGTaccaaatgagaaaaattaaccTCCATCGTGAGGATCAATTCAATCATGTCGGCAGCCTGGTCGAACCTAGGGGCTGGAACATACACCTATAAGGCAACAGCAACCTCTGCCCCCAAACGCCCCCTACCCAGGGgctttttcagaaaaagaacgGAGTGCCCCCAACGACGCCCCGGACGGTCAGGCAGGCACCCCATCGCCCTTGGACTGCCCCACACTCAACAGCGCCTTTCCTGTCCCTGTCTGGCtgtctttgaaatatttctttaaaaagacatgAAGTACTGTGATCCATTTTGTACACTTTTGtgtgtattacattttaaaaagttaaatataaaaaaaaacaaagtatttcaAAAAGGTATCAACTAAGCATGACAGAGTGTTAATATCTCATTTCAAGAGGCGGCTACATAGAGTCTGTCTTAGTGTCTGCTATGCTTCATGGTTCAAATGTTTcacaatgaaaaatttaaaaagcataacaTATGAAGGGACAGGAAAGACTCcccactttctctttcttcacaaGGACCACCTGCCCGAGCCCAGACCCTGGGAGCTTCTAGGAAGAGTGGGGGTAAGGGAGCAGTCCCCCTTGGTGGTCGGCGGGCTTGACCTTGAATTTGCTACCTGGAAGTGAGCCCTGGCCTCTGCTCTGGCCCACCTTCTCCACAGGAGGCCCGTGCACACCTGGCTCCACCCTGACCTggcttctggaactctctagggCTGGCTTGCTTGACCCAGGATACACGTCCCCTAGTGAAGAGGAAAGGCAGAGGCCCCGCGGGGCTTGGCCGATTTCTCGGGCCCCCCCTCTGCTCCCAGAAAGTTCCGAGTGGGCTGCAGGTGGAGGATGCTACGGTGGGTACAATATCCATGCAGGCCCATGGCTCAGAGGCAGGTTCATCTGTTCTCCTAACCTTTGAAAAGGCGGCCACAAGTTTATCTCCACACACAGAAGGACCTGACCAGGCACAGTGTACACAGGGCAGCCCCCCAGGGGGctagactccaataaaaaaactttttttttaattaaaaaaagataccaGGCAGCCAACTCTCAGCTCAGCACCCACACCCCCATCACCAGTCTCCCTCAAGCAGGATCTGAGTTAGAAAGACACCATTTGTGTTAATACAACCAAAGACACACGGCCACTCTGGGGTTCACCAGGGTCAGAGGTCATTCTGTCCAAGCAGAGTGAAGACCTTCTCTACTCCACTGGTCCTGAGGTCCCAGGGCTGCCCTTCACCCCCAGAACCCAAAATCGGGCCTCCTGGCCTGGCTCTCCAGGGGACGGCCGCATGCTGCTTCCTGATACCTCGAGCACACCCCATCGCTGCCCTGGTGGCTCCTAGAGCCTCAGTGTCACCAAGCCCTGGACCCCAACCTGCTCATGTTGGGTGCAGGAAccagcctggagaagggaagaggccGTGGCCACAACTGGGACCAGGAACACCCAGACCCTGATATTTTGACAGAGGGAGGGACCACATCCAGCAGATGCACTCACTGAGTGTGGCCAGTGCATCCCCAGAGGCTCCAGAGCAAGTATCATGGGCTGACGGGTGTCAAGAACAGGCTCCATGGCAGGCACCGTGTCTGCGTCAACTCAGGAAATCCTCATGACCGCCGAGGGGAGATACAGCTCCGGGTCCAGGATCCCTGATCCAGACCACAGGGCCCGAGGTGTTTCGGGAGCTTTTGGACTCGAGGAACACACGCATGCTTCCACAGCAAAGTGTATGCGTGCATTCCCAGGAAGTGGGATGAGCTGACCCACCACCAGTCTCATGTCTGTTCAGGCCAGGCTTTGCCACCAAGTGAGTTTTGATGCCAAGGCTAAGGAAAAAACTTCATTTCTTTGGGGAACTTCTGGATTTAGGAATTATGGACcacagttgggcttcccaggtggctcagtgggtaaagaatacacctgcaatgcaggagacacaggcagacgCAAGTTCAAGCCccaggccaggaagatcccctggaggaggacatagcaaccccctccagtattcttgcctggagaatcccatggataggggagcctgatgggctacagtccatggggtctcaaagagtttgacacgactgaagtgactgagcatgcatggagAGACCACTGTTTGTGGGTAGACCTGATCCTCATCTCACAAGGAAGGAAACTAAAATTCACGTGTGAACAACAGCCCTCACCCTGTTCCTGTGAATGTGACGTATTTGGAAACAGGTCTTTAAAGAGGCAATTAGGAcctgctggtggtccagtggttggggctCCACGCTTCCATGGCAGGGgacgcaagtttgatctctgattgggGGACTAGAATCCCACACATCATGAGGCATGGCCAAGATAGATGTAAGAATAAAAAAAGTACCCTgaacatttattggaaggactgatgctgaaactccaatactttggccacctgatgcgaagagccatctcactggaaaagaccccgatgctggaaaagactgaaggcaggagaaggggacgatagagggtgagatggttggatggcatcacagactcaatggacatgagtttcagccagctctgggagatggtgagggacagggaagcctggcgtgctgcagtccatggggttgcaaagagtcggacacgactgagcaactggacaacaacaacttTAAAAGAGGTAATTAAGCTAAAATGAGGTCACTAGGGTGGAACCTCAGCCAGTGTGACGAGTGTCCTTACAAGAGGAAATGCGGATGCAGAGGGAAGACCACATGAGGATACAGAAGGGCCATCTACAAGCGGAGGAGAGAGGCCTCGGAAGAAACCGACCCTGCCCACACCCtgctcttggacttccagcctccagagcggTGAGCCAACCAGTCTCTGTTGTTCCAGCTGCCCCATCTGCGGTTACTTTGTTACACAGCCTGAGCTGACTGGTACACAGGGTGGGCTGCCGCTTGGAGCCTGACCCGGGGAAGGTGCCGGGGGGCCCCCAGCAGTCAGGAAGGTCTCACCTCCAGACAGATGACGGAGCCCTGGTGCTCCCGGAACACGCGCAGCTGCTGGCCGCTCAGGATGTCCCAGGCGCGGACAGTGGCATCCGTGCTGCCCGTGAAGGCCGTGCGGCCCGGCGCGTCCAGCACCAGGCAGAGCACGGCGCCCGTGTGGCCCCGCAGTGTCTGATGGCAGCAGCCGCTGGCCACTTGCCACACCTTGGCCGTGGCATCCGTGCTGCCTGTCACCAGGAGGCCCCCAGCCACCGCTTCCTCCACACAGGGGGCCCCGGCGTAGGCCAGGGTCAGCACACAATTGCGGTGACCCCGGAACTCCCGGGCCACCTGCCCCCTGTCCACGCTCCAGGCGCGGGCCGTCCGGTCATAGGAGCTGCTGAAGAGCTGGTTGTCAGCGACCAGGATCCTGGTGGTGAGACGGGAAGGGTCAGGGGTCAGGCAGCAAAGGGCTGCCCAGCAGGCCGGCACGGGGTCCCCTGTGACTGGTGACTGACATGTTCAATGAGCCCAGGAGAATGGATGAGAAACCAGAAATGCTCCCAGCGATCGGCAGACACGAGTCGGAGAAAAATCTCAAGGCCAGGGAATCTCGAACCCCCTTTTCAAGGGACAGTGAGGCGACTGGGGGAGGTCATGGGGGAGCAGAGCCTCCCAAGCAGTAAATATTCCTGATTCTTACTCCTGTTCTGATGTACGCTAAGCATTTCTCTGCAGAAAATACACTAGAACTCTGTGTGTAACTTCACAGGGCATGAGAGCGGACCCTAATTTACACACTCACCCCCAGAGGCAGCTGCCTGAAGCTGGAATGGGGTGTGTCATCTATGTGGGGACAGAGGGGTCAGGACCCCCCACCACAGAGTCAGAGGAACCTTGTGACCCCTCTTTTCTTTAAAGTTGATTTATGTATTGGCTGTGCGGAATCTTCGTtgctgcaggcttttctctagttgcagcaagtgggggcctCCTGTCTATCAGGTATGCAGGCTAGTCATCTCACGCCCCCTCTTTCAAAAGGTCtcgcctggggacttccctggcagtcccgtgTTGACCCCAagcttccactacagggagcacggttccatccctggtcagggaactgagatcccgcgTGCTATGCCGTGCTGCCAAAAAATGTAAACGTTAAAACTGTAAAAAGGTCTGGCCTGTGAGCCAAGCACAGGCAGGGGGAGAGACGGACATGGAGCGGAGCGGACCCTCCGCCCGCCTCTCACCCAGGATGGTCCTCCCACCCACGAGTCGTTAAGGAAGTAGCCTGCACACTCTCAATAGGCGCCGGCTTCTTCCCTAATGCTGGGAGATGCGGTTTTTCACCGCGTGGGTGCTTCTAAAGGCAAGTGATGACCTGGCACCAGGGGTGACGTCCCGGGGGCCTGAGTCCCGCCTGAGAGGCCTGTGATGGCAGGGACGCTGGGCCAGGCCGGTGTCCCCAGAAGCTCACACACCTGGCCCTGCTCTGAAACCATGAGAAGCGAAGTCCACGT is a genomic window containing:
- the WDR86 gene encoding WD repeat-containing protein 86 isoform X18 — encoded protein: MGGGGSALRVCADHRGGINWLSLSPDGQRLLTGSEDGTARLWSTADGTCCALLQGHESYVTFCQLEDEAAFTCSADCTIRKWDVLTGQCLQVFRGHTSIVNRILVADNQLFSSSYDRTARAWSVDRGQVAREFRGHRNCVLTLAYAGAPCVEEAVAGGLLVTGSTDATAKVWQVASGCCHQTLRGHTGAVLCLVLDAPGRTAFTGSTDATVRAWDILSGQQLRVFREHQGSVICLELVNRHVYSGSADRTVKCWLADTGERVRTFTAHRHSVSALKYHAGTLFTGSGDARARAFDAQSGALRRVFRGHAFVINCIQVHGQVLYTASHDGALRLWDVRGLPPPRAAAPKRSLSRLFSNKVGCAAAAAPLQPA
- the WDR86 gene encoding WD repeat-containing protein 86 isoform X15: MGGGGSALRVCADHRGGINWLSLSPDGQRLLTGSEDGTARLWSTADGTCCALLQGHESYVTFCQLEDEAAFTCSADCTIRKWDVLTGQCLQVFRGHTSIVNRILVADNQLFSSSYDRTARAWSVDRGQVAREFRGHRNCVLTLAYAGAPCVEEAVAGGLLVTGSTDATAKVWQVASGCCHQTLRGHTGAVLCLVLDAPGRTAFTGSTDATVRAWDILSGQQLRVFREHQGSVICLESFPASGSFPVRWLFASGGQSIGVSASVLPINVQAGKPARVLGQRRQDGQVLAGRHRRARAHVHGPQTQRERPQVPRGHLVHRQRGRPRARLRRPVRSAAEGVPRPRLRHQLHPGKNDILNCNNDPMENTDPFKMVSRNTLCERERERLFDYSH
- the WDR86 gene encoding WD repeat-containing protein 86 isoform X16; the encoded protein is MGGGGSALRVCADHRGGINWLSLSPDGQRLLTGSEDGTARLWSTADGTCCALLQGHESYVTFCQLEDEAAFTCSADCTIRKWDVLTGQCLQVFRGHTSIVNRILVADNQLFSSSYDRTARAWSVDRGQVAREFRGHRNCVLTLAYAGAPCVEEAVAGGLLVTGSTDATAKVWQVASGCCHQTLRGHTGAVLCLVLDAPGRTAFTGSTDATVRAWDILSGQQLRVFREHQGSVICLELVNRHVYSGSADRTVKCWLADTGERVRTFTAHRHSVSALKYHAGTLFTGSGDARARAFDAQSGALRRVFRGHAFVINCIQVEREARHCGLASLAFAMISSWGNEKPHPAMPRAVPCEPNATTQAPNPSLTWSYMRLGPPHGLGHQARMTS
- the WDR86 gene encoding WD repeat-containing protein 86 isoform X13 — protein: MGGGGSALRVCADHRGGINWLSLSPDGQRLLTGSEDGTARLWSTADGTCCALLQGHESYVTFCQLEDEAAFTCSADCTIRKWDVLTGQCLQVFRGHTSIVNRILVADNQLFSSSYDRTARAWSVDRGQVAREFRGHRNCVLTLAYAGAPCVEEAVAGGLLVTGSTDATAKVWQVASGCCHQTLRGHTGAVLCLVLDAPGRTAFTGSTDATVRAWDILSGQQLRVFREHQGSVICLESFPASGSFPVRWLFASGGQSIGVSASVLPINVQAGKPARVLGQRRQDGQVLAGRHRRARAHVHGPQTQRERPQVPRGHLTGQADPKPKGGGPPQPCRAGCGPHGAPGSPAPHADLEGVVLKIVKCSPAAGTPARAPSTPSPERCGGCSAATPSSSTASRQE
- the WDR86 gene encoding WD repeat-containing protein 86 isoform X23 produces the protein MGGGGSALRVCADHRGGINWLSLSPDGQRLLTGSEDGTARLWSTADGTCCALLQGHESYVTFCQLEDEAAFTCSADCTIRKWDVLTGQCLQVFRGHTSIVNRILVADNQLFSSSYDRTARAWSVDRGQVAREFRGHRNCVLTLAYAGAPCVEEAVAGGLLVTGSTDATAKVWQVASGCCHQTLRGHTGAVLCLVLDAPGRTAFTGSTDATVRAWDILSGQQLRVFREHQGSVICLELVNRHVYSGSADRTVKCWLADTGERVRTFTAHRHSVSALKYHAGTLFTGSGDARARAFDAQSGALRRVFRGHAFVINCIQARMTS
- the WDR86 gene encoding WD repeat-containing protein 86 isoform X12 yields the protein MGGGGSALRVCADHRGGINWLSLSPDGQRLLTGSEDGTARLWSTADGTCCALLQGHESYVTFCQLEDEAAFTCSADCTIRKWDVLTGQCLQVFRGHTSIVNRILVADNQLFSSSYDRTARAWSVDRGQVAREFRGHRNCVLTLAYAGAPCVEEAVAGGLLVTGSTDATAKVWQVASGCCHQTLRGHTGAVLCLVLDAPGRTAFTGSTDATVRAWDILSGQQLRVFREHQGSVICLESFPASGSFPVRWLFASGGQSIGVSASVLPINVQAGKPARVLGQRRQDGQVLAGRHRRARAHVHGPQTQRERPQVPRGHLTGQADPKPKGGGPPQPCRAGCGPHGAPGSPAPHADLEGVVLKIVKCSPAAGTPARAPSTPSPERCGGCSAATPSSSTASRWSARPATVAWLP
- the WDR86 gene encoding WD repeat-containing protein 86 isoform X17, translated to MGGGGSALRVCADHRGGINWLSLSPDGQRLLTGSEDGTARLWSTADGTCCALLQGHESYVTFCQLEDEAAFTCSADCTIRKWDVLTGQCLQVFRGHTSIVNRILVADNQLFSSSYDRTARAWSVDRGQVAREFRGHRNCVLTLAYAGAPCVEEAVAGGLLVTGSTDATAKVWQVASGCCHQTLRGHTGAVLCLVLDAPGRTAFTGSTDATVRAWDILSGQQLRVFREHQGSVICLESFPASGSFPVRWLFASGGQSIGVSASVLPINVQAGKPARVLGQRRQDGQVLAGRHRRARAHVHGPQTQRERPQVPRGHLVHRQRGRPRARLRRPVRSAAEGVPRPRLRHQLHPGGARGPPLWLGFPSLCHDQQLGKREATPSHAQGSTL